From the Phyllobacterium sp. T1293 genome, the window GCAGGGTTTTGTCAAAAAAGAGGGATCTGCGACTGACCAGCGTCAGGCGCATATTTTCCTGACGGACACAGGCAATGAGGCGATCAAGGCCATCGAGAAATCGATTCGCAAGACTGAAAAGGATGCGATGAAGGGTTTTGACAAGAAGGAACGCAAGGCTTTGATCAAGATGCTGCAGCGCCTTGAGATCAATTTGTCGGCTGCTGAACTGTTGCGTCAGACGGGATCGGATGACGATCACGATGATGAGGACGGTGACGACGAGTAATTTTTTGCCCGTCGCGTGCAATTGACCGTTACAAACGGTGCGAAATTGCTAACATGGTGGCCAGTCCTGCCTGTCTGATTGGTTAGCATCTTGTCTGTATCTACTCCTTCCTCTCAGGAAGCCGTTCCTGCTGCTGCGATTCTTTATATTTTTGCAGCGGGCATCCTCTTCTCGTGTCTCGATACAAGCGCCAAATATCTGGTTCTTCAGGGTATACCACCGGCATTTGTGTCGTGGATGCGGTTTGTCGAGCACGCGGTGCTGGTTCTCATTTTCTTTCGCGGCTGGACCAATCCTGCGCTTTTCAGGGTCAGGAGTTACCGTTTTCA encodes:
- a CDS encoding MarR family winged helix-turn-helix transcriptional regulator, which codes for MVKERKPLILHRLQSTARLTRTALATRLLAHGFYAGQDAVMLQLAHEDGLSPSVLAKRLGVRPPTITKTISRLQTQGFVKKEGSATDQRQAHIFLTDTGNEAIKAIEKSIRKTEKDAMKGFDKKERKALIKMLQRLEINLSAAELLRQTGSDDDHDDEDGDDE